A section of the Streptomyces sp. NBC_00178 genome encodes:
- a CDS encoding nucleoside deaminase has protein sequence MTTAPLSAAELLHVERAVDLAGEALAAGDEPFGSVLVDSGGQVLREARNLVRSTGDHTRHPEFELARWAAGELAPGERARCVVFTSGEHCPMCAAAHGWAGLGRIVYAHSSAELTRWLGELGVPPSPVRPLAIGEVVPGLDVHGPVAAFTDRLRSMHRELHARGGGRP, from the coding sequence ATGACGACCGCACCGCTGAGCGCCGCCGAACTCCTGCATGTGGAACGGGCCGTGGACCTGGCGGGTGAAGCCCTCGCCGCCGGGGACGAACCCTTCGGTTCGGTTCTCGTGGACTCCGGAGGACAGGTGCTGCGCGAAGCGCGCAACCTGGTCCGCAGCACCGGGGACCACACCCGGCACCCCGAGTTCGAACTGGCCCGCTGGGCGGCGGGCGAGCTCGCCCCCGGGGAACGGGCGCGATGCGTGGTGTTCACGTCGGGCGAGCACTGCCCCATGTGCGCGGCGGCGCACGGCTGGGCGGGCCTTGGCAGGATCGTCTACGCCCATTCCTCCGCAGAACTCACGCGGTGGCTGGGTGAACTCGGCGTCCCGCCGTCCCCCGTGCGCCCCCTGGCCATCGGGGAGGTCGTGCCGGGGCTGGACGTCCACGGGCCCGTCGCCGCTTTCACCGACAGGCTGCGGTCGATGCACCGCGAACTCCACGCGCGGGGAGGCGGCCGGCCCTGA
- a CDS encoding spore photoproduct lyase family protein codes for MHTPHSSGGPDVQQDGLFALDDLAAGPGAPGPSGPLFRDSDEARRMLAVKEIHAEAAAAASPRGRAIIARYPDAEVIPADSHWRIPELHGNKGNADRWVRIKSTVLVLGEKKTLTVRVNGRSADWIAPGAANGCAMACSYCYVPRRKGYANPVTVFTNIDALIGRLRRHVIAQGPKREPNQCDPAAWVYDIGENNDCSVDALISDNTADLVHAFTRWPTAKASFATKFVNPDLLAFDPRGRTRVRFSLMPQDDSRLLDIRTSPVARRIEAAADFVEAGYEVHFNLSPVVIRPGWEQAWAQLLQQMDDVLPRSVKEQAAAEVIMLTHNRDLHEVNMAWHPRAEDAIWRPEIQQAKRSENGSLNVRYRGTVKAEAVETVRGLVAAHTPWMPIRYAF; via the coding sequence ATGCACACCCCCCACTCGTCCGGCGGCCCGGACGTGCAGCAGGACGGGCTGTTCGCTCTCGACGACCTCGCTGCCGGTCCCGGGGCGCCCGGGCCCTCGGGACCGCTCTTCCGCGACTCCGACGAGGCCCGGAGGATGCTCGCGGTCAAGGAGATCCACGCGGAGGCGGCCGCCGCCGCCTCCCCTCGCGGCCGGGCGATCATCGCGCGGTATCCGGACGCCGAGGTCATCCCGGCGGATTCGCACTGGCGCATCCCGGAACTGCACGGCAACAAGGGAAACGCGGACCGCTGGGTGCGCATCAAGAGCACGGTCCTCGTCCTCGGCGAGAAGAAGACGCTGACCGTGCGGGTCAACGGCCGGTCGGCGGACTGGATCGCCCCGGGCGCGGCGAACGGCTGCGCCATGGCCTGCTCCTACTGTTACGTCCCCCGCCGCAAGGGCTACGCCAACCCGGTCACCGTGTTCACGAACATCGACGCGCTGATCGGCCGGCTGCGGCGCCATGTCATCGCGCAGGGCCCGAAGCGGGAGCCGAACCAGTGCGACCCGGCCGCGTGGGTCTACGACATCGGCGAGAACAACGACTGCTCGGTCGACGCACTGATCAGTGACAACACCGCCGACCTGGTGCACGCCTTCACGCGCTGGCCCACGGCGAAGGCCTCGTTCGCGACCAAGTTCGTGAATCCCGATCTTCTGGCGTTCGATCCCCGGGGGCGCACCCGCGTGCGCTTCTCGTTGATGCCGCAGGACGACTCACGCCTCCTGGACATCCGGACCAGCCCGGTCGCCAGGCGCATCGAGGCCGCGGCGGACTTCGTCGAGGCGGGCTACGAAGTGCACTTCAACCTCTCCCCCGTCGTCATCAGGCCCGGGTGGGAGCAGGCGTGGGCACAGCTGCTCCAGCAGATGGACGACGTCCTGCCGCGGTCGGTGAAGGAGCAGGCCGCGGCCGAGGTCATCATGCTGACCCACAACCGGGACCTCCACGAGGTCAACATGGCGTGGCACCCGCGTGCCGAGGACGCGATCTGGCGCCCGGAGATCCAGCAGGCCAAACGCTCGGAGAACGGCAGCCTCAACGTCCGGTACCGCGGCACCGTCAAGGCGGAGGCGGTGGAGACGGTCCGCGGCCTCGTGGCCGCGCACACCCCCTGGATGCCGATCCGCTACGCGTTCTGA
- a CDS encoding tellurite resistance TerB family protein, with amino-acid sequence MAVWDRLKDQARTLQQGQQGRAQAGGRGGSRSGGGSRAQLVGALKNQLTSLKTELKSGAYRDASMAMCALVAAADGHVDAAERQHVESLILGNDVLQNFPAEQLRQRFNKHVDQLSRDFHQGKAEAMQEIAKAAKKPVEARAVVQTGIVVAGADGDFSQAEHMVLQEACAALGLSPAEFQL; translated from the coding sequence ATGGCAGTGTGGGATCGGCTCAAGGACCAGGCAAGGACTCTGCAGCAGGGTCAGCAGGGACGCGCCCAGGCAGGCGGACGTGGAGGGTCCCGGTCCGGCGGCGGCTCGCGCGCCCAGTTGGTCGGCGCCCTCAAGAATCAGCTCACCTCGCTCAAGACCGAGCTCAAGAGCGGCGCCTACCGCGACGCGAGCATGGCGATGTGCGCCCTCGTGGCCGCCGCCGACGGACACGTGGACGCTGCGGAGCGTCAGCACGTGGAGTCGCTGATCCTCGGCAACGACGTCCTGCAGAACTTCCCCGCGGAGCAGCTGCGCCAGCGGTTCAACAAGCATGTGGACCAGCTGAGCCGGGACTTCCACCAGGGCAAGGCGGAGGCGATGCAGGAGATCGCCAAGGCGGCGAAGAAGCCGGTCGAGGCCAGGGCCGTCGTCCAGACGGGCATCGTCGTCGCCGGGGCGGACGGCGACTTCTCGCAGGCCGAGCACATGGTGCTCCAGGAGGCGTGCGCGGCGCTGGGGCTCTCGCCGGCCGAGTTCCAGCTCTGA
- a CDS encoding PucR family transcriptional regulator, with protein MTSGTKGSGPDHVTLRQILDHDEEGVLRLLLAPTGQDVTVVGVVIGDEEPARTHAGRIVLAAGLPPDPATAGTAVREAARRGASALVLREQEGAPLPAQALAAAEECGIALLVRASWADWGDALALLRSATAFAAAGRDDLMADATTGGLAALAAATARLCRGSITVEDPQFRVLAHSATGPEADGLRRSTILGGRVPEWRVAELRRSGLVQTLRTSGDVIHRAADGDTPERLVVAVRGGGEMLGSLWAAADGRRLSPDAAQVLRRAAALAVPHLLRHRMRESGTLRREAHALRGLLHGSGDRRAHLWSLGLTPDVPCAVVVGVRASPEEPGSEDRTLEALAVQATALRPDARVLREVDTIAVLLPAHDGGQPRHDAGQPGDALALARELDALAARTPGAPPVWTGAGGTVGSGLDASLSYEEALLVVRALRDREGRGRDAHPVRSAGPDQVGATIEALRMLDAVRPVWESGTGPVHELIRTDLAAGGELVRSLAAYLETPGDVASAARRLTLHPNTLRYRLRRVRERFGVDLDDPDTRLVVTLAVRLSGMP; from the coding sequence ATGACGTCAGGCACCAAGGGCAGCGGACCGGACCACGTCACCCTCAGGCAGATCCTCGACCACGACGAGGAGGGCGTCCTGCGCCTGCTGCTCGCCCCCACGGGGCAGGACGTGACGGTCGTCGGCGTGGTCATCGGTGACGAGGAGCCGGCCCGCACGCACGCCGGGCGGATCGTGCTGGCGGCGGGCCTGCCGCCCGATCCCGCCACCGCCGGCACGGCGGTACGGGAAGCGGCGCGGCGTGGCGCCTCGGCGCTCGTGCTCCGGGAGCAGGAAGGTGCGCCGCTGCCGGCACAGGCCCTTGCCGCGGCCGAGGAGTGCGGCATCGCGCTGCTCGTCCGTGCCTCGTGGGCGGACTGGGGGGACGCCCTCGCCCTGCTCCGGTCGGCGACCGCCTTCGCCGCGGCCGGGCGCGACGACCTCATGGCTGATGCCACCACCGGGGGTCTGGCAGCCCTCGCCGCGGCCACCGCACGGCTCTGCCGGGGTTCGATCACCGTGGAGGACCCGCAGTTCCGGGTGCTCGCGCACTCCGCCACGGGGCCCGAGGCCGACGGGCTGCGCCGGTCCACGATCCTGGGCGGCCGCGTACCGGAGTGGCGGGTCGCCGAACTGCGCCGCAGCGGGCTGGTGCAGACCCTCAGGACATCGGGTGACGTCATCCACCGGGCCGCCGACGGCGACACCCCCGAACGCCTCGTCGTGGCGGTCCGCGGCGGCGGCGAGATGCTGGGCTCGCTGTGGGCCGCCGCCGACGGCCGGCGGCTCTCGCCCGACGCCGCCCAGGTGCTCCGGCGTGCCGCCGCACTCGCCGTCCCCCACCTCCTGCGCCACCGGATGCGCGAGAGCGGCACCCTGCGGAGAGAGGCGCACGCCCTGCGCGGCCTCCTCCACGGAAGCGGTGACCGGCGGGCCCATCTGTGGTCGCTCGGACTGACGCCCGATGTTCCCTGCGCGGTCGTCGTGGGCGTGCGCGCGTCCCCCGAGGAGCCCGGATCGGAGGACCGCACCCTGGAGGCGCTTGCGGTCCAGGCCACCGCCCTGCGGCCCGACGCCCGTGTCCTGCGCGAGGTGGACACGATCGCCGTGCTGCTGCCGGCGCACGACGGCGGACAACCGCGTCACGACGCGGGACAACCGGGTGACGCACTCGCGCTGGCCCGGGAACTGGACGCACTCGCGGCCCGGACGCCCGGTGCGCCGCCCGTGTGGACCGGCGCCGGAGGGACGGTGGGTTCCGGCCTCGACGCCTCGCTGTCGTACGAGGAGGCGCTGCTGGTCGTGCGCGCGCTCCGGGACCGTGAGGGGCGGGGCCGGGACGCGCACCCCGTGCGCAGTGCCGGGCCCGACCAGGTCGGAGCGACGATCGAGGCCCTGCGCATGCTCGACGCGGTGCGGCCCGTATGGGAGTCGGGCACCGGCCCCGTGCACGAGCTGATCCGCACGGACCTCGCGGCGGGCGGCGAACTGGTGCGGTCCCTCGCCGCCTACCTCGAGACCCCGGGGGACGTCGCCTCCGCCGCCCGGCGTCTGACGCTGCACCCCAACACGCTCAGGTACCGCCTCCGCCGCGTCCGTGAACGCTTCGGCGTCGACCTCGACGACCCCGACACCCGGCTTGTCGTCACGCTCGCCGTTCGCCTGAGCGGGATGCCGTGA
- a CDS encoding diaminopimelate decarboxylase, translating to MRASLDPSRHAPAGVWHGPTESPAVTSVSTFPTGPAVPTTAHRVPVVLRRALATGLVGEEQPVAGFLDTDGIRASVASLQEAFAHAPDVLHTFAVKAASLVPVLRLLARLGMGCEAASPGELRLALDAGVPPSRIVLDSPAKTRQEIREALALGVALNADNLDELRRIDALRPADSASVIGLRVNPQVGGGSIGAMSTATATSKFGVALRDPGARDQVVAAFAERPWLTRLHAHVGSQGCPLELIAEGVAETYRLAEEINTALGARRITSLDIGGGLPVNFEDDATRPAFADHARVLGEAVPGLFDGRYALVTEFGRSLLAKNGFIAARVEYIKEAGGRRIAVTHAGAQTATRTVLMPDAWPLRVGAFDAHGDPRTGPHLRQDVAGPCCFAGDVVAHGRELPELAEGDHVVLHDTGAYYFSTPWAYNSLPRPAVYGFTTGQAGDVRLVTVRAPQTLDEIAAESGLAHADALVGPDAPDGS from the coding sequence ATGCGGGCCAGTCTGGATCCGTCCCGCCACGCGCCCGCCGGTGTGTGGCACGGCCCCACCGAAAGCCCTGCCGTGACCTCCGTGAGCACGTTCCCGACCGGACCCGCCGTCCCGACCACCGCGCACCGCGTTCCCGTGGTGCTGCGCCGGGCCCTCGCCACCGGGCTGGTGGGGGAGGAGCAGCCCGTCGCCGGGTTCCTGGACACCGACGGCATCCGAGCCTCGGTCGCGAGCCTCCAGGAGGCGTTCGCCCACGCCCCCGACGTGCTCCACACGTTCGCCGTCAAAGCGGCGTCCCTGGTCCCCGTGCTCCGGCTGCTCGCCCGGCTCGGCATGGGGTGCGAAGCGGCCAGCCCGGGTGAGCTGCGCCTCGCGCTCGACGCCGGTGTCCCCCCGTCGCGGATCGTGCTCGACTCGCCCGCCAAGACCCGGCAGGAGATCAGGGAGGCGCTCGCCCTCGGGGTGGCGCTCAACGCCGACAACCTCGACGAGTTGCGCCGCATCGACGCGCTGCGCCCCGCCGACAGCGCCTCCGTCATCGGTCTGAGGGTCAACCCCCAGGTAGGCGGCGGTTCCATCGGGGCGATGAGCACCGCGACCGCGACCTCGAAATTCGGCGTGGCGCTGCGCGACCCGGGCGCACGCGACCAGGTCGTGGCGGCGTTCGCCGAGCGGCCCTGGCTGACCCGGCTGCACGCGCACGTCGGTTCCCAGGGGTGCCCGCTCGAACTCATCGCCGAGGGCGTCGCGGAGACGTACCGGCTGGCCGAGGAGATCAACACCGCGCTCGGCGCACGACGGATCACCAGCCTCGACATCGGTGGCGGGTTGCCCGTCAACTTCGAGGACGATGCGACGCGCCCGGCGTTCGCCGACCACGCGCGGGTCCTGGGCGAGGCCGTGCCGGGGCTCTTCGACGGCCGCTACGCGCTCGTCACGGAGTTCGGCCGGTCGCTGCTCGCCAAGAACGGGTTCATCGCCGCGCGCGTGGAGTACATCAAGGAAGCGGGCGGCCGGCGCATCGCCGTCACCCACGCGGGAGCACAGACCGCCACGCGGACCGTCCTCATGCCCGACGCCTGGCCGCTGAGGGTGGGCGCCTTCGACGCCCACGGCGATCCGCGGACCGGACCGCACCTGCGCCAGGACGTCGCCGGGCCGTGCTGCTTCGCCGGTGACGTCGTCGCCCACGGCCGCGAACTGCCGGAACTGGCGGAAGGCGACCACGTCGTCCTGCACGACACCGGGGCGTACTACTTCTCGACCCCCTGGGCGTACAACAGCCTGCCCCGTCCGGCCGTGTACGGCTTCACCACGGGACAGGCCGGCGACGTACGGCTGGTCACCGTGCGGGCGCCGCAGACGCTCGACGAGATCGCCGCGGAGAGCGGACTGGCCCACGCCGACGCGCTGGTCGGCCCGGACGCCCCGGACGGGTCCTGA
- a CDS encoding lipoate--protein ligase family protein, with protein MHGEYKVPGGKLVVVDLENHAGVLRNVRVAGDFFLEPDEAITAIDEALEGAPADTDAAGLTARIEATLPEGTVMYGITAEGVAVAVRRALAQATDWTDYDWQLIREGAQSPALHMALDEVITAEVAAGRRPPTLRVWEWGAPAVIIGSFQSLRNEVDPEGAARHGVTVVRRISGGGAMFVEAGNTITYSLSVPASLVSGLSFADSYAYLDEWVLEALGDMGIKAWYQPLNDIATDVGKIAGAAQKRMVGPDGGPGAILHHVTMSYDIDTGKMLEVLRIGKEKMSDKGTASAKKRVDPLRRQTGLPRETVIDRMVDSFRGRYGLAAGQVTAAELARAEELAATKFSSPEWTARVP; from the coding sequence ATGCACGGCGAATACAAGGTTCCTGGCGGCAAGCTCGTCGTGGTCGATCTGGAGAACCACGCGGGCGTACTGCGCAACGTCCGGGTGGCGGGCGACTTCTTCCTGGAGCCCGACGAGGCGATCACCGCGATCGACGAGGCCCTGGAGGGCGCCCCCGCCGACACCGACGCCGCCGGCCTGACGGCCCGCATCGAGGCCACGCTGCCCGAGGGCACCGTCATGTACGGGATCACCGCGGAAGGCGTCGCCGTGGCGGTGCGCCGCGCGCTCGCCCAGGCCACCGACTGGACCGACTACGACTGGCAGCTCATCCGCGAGGGTGCGCAGTCGCCCGCGCTGCACATGGCCCTCGACGAGGTGATCACCGCCGAGGTCGCCGCGGGGCGGCGGCCCCCCACGCTGCGCGTGTGGGAGTGGGGCGCGCCGGCCGTCATCATCGGCAGCTTCCAGTCGCTGCGCAACGAGGTGGATCCGGAGGGGGCGGCACGCCACGGAGTCACGGTGGTGCGCCGTATCTCGGGCGGCGGGGCCATGTTCGTCGAGGCCGGCAACACGATCACGTACTCCCTCTCGGTCCCCGCGTCCCTGGTCTCGGGGCTGTCGTTCGCCGACTCGTACGCCTACCTCGACGAGTGGGTGCTCGAGGCGCTCGGAGACATGGGCATCAAGGCCTGGTACCAGCCGCTGAACGACATCGCGACGGACGTCGGGAAGATCGCGGGTGCCGCGCAGAAGCGCATGGTCGGGCCGGACGGCGGGCCCGGAGCGATCCTTCATCACGTCACCATGTCCTACGACATCGACACCGGGAAGATGCTGGAGGTCCTGCGCATCGGCAAGGAGAAGATGTCCGACAAGGGGACGGCGTCCGCGAAGAAGCGCGTGGATCCGCTGCGCCGCCAGACGGGTCTGCCCCGGGAGACGGTGATCGACCGCATGGTCGATTCCTTCCGGGGCCGCTACGGGCTCGCCGCCGGACAGGTCACCGCCGCGGAACTGGCGCGCGCCGAGGAACTGGCCGCCACGAAGTTCAGCAGCCCGGAGTGGACGGCGCGCGTGCCGTAG
- a CDS encoding gamma-glutamyltransferase family protein, with translation MFTTRPTLQGTFGMVSSTHWLASQSAMAVLEDGGNAYDAAVAAGFVLHVVEPHLNGPAGEVPMILAPRDGEVRVLCGQGPAPAGASAAHYRSLGLGLVPGTGPLAAAVPGAFDAWMLLLRDHGTKTVAEVLRYAVGYAEDGHPPVERVGLTVESVRELFETEWQSSADVYLPGGKAPTPGELFRNPALAATWRRLIAEAERTGGDDRVAQIEAARAVWRTGFVAEALVRQAGVPTLDTSGIRHTGTLTAADLAGWSASYEAPATYEWNGWTLAKAAAWSQGPAFLQQLALLPAELPAYGSAAYVHLLVEGCKLAMADREAWYGDAAGVPLDTLLSEAYNDERRALITGSASLELRPGSSDGRTPVLSAHARAVASGDAGPGVLGAPAAGAGEPTVAKDGATRGDTCHLDIVDRWGNMVAATPSGGWLQSNPVVPELGFPLGTRLQMAWLDEGLPNTLTPGRRPRTTLTPSLALRDGVPVMAFGTPGGDQQDQWQLHFFLAVALRGTVRGGLDLQGAIDAPNWHNDSFPGSFFPRGMRPGSLTVEEGTDPGVVAELRRLGHDVTVGEPWSEGRMCAVARDPETGILSAAANPRGMQGYAVGR, from the coding sequence GTGTTCACCACCCGCCCCACCCTTCAGGGCACCTTCGGCATGGTGTCCTCCACCCACTGGCTCGCCTCGCAGTCCGCGATGGCCGTCCTGGAGGACGGCGGCAACGCCTACGACGCGGCCGTGGCCGCCGGATTCGTCCTGCACGTCGTCGAGCCGCACCTCAACGGTCCGGCGGGTGAGGTCCCGATGATCCTGGCCCCGAGGGACGGCGAGGTGCGGGTGCTCTGCGGCCAGGGCCCCGCCCCCGCCGGTGCCTCGGCCGCGCACTACCGGTCGCTCGGTCTCGGCCTGGTCCCCGGTACCGGGCCGCTCGCCGCCGCCGTGCCGGGTGCCTTCGACGCCTGGATGCTCCTGCTCCGCGACCACGGGACGAAGACCGTCGCGGAGGTCCTGCGGTACGCCGTCGGGTACGCCGAGGACGGCCACCCGCCCGTCGAGCGCGTCGGCCTGACCGTGGAGAGCGTCCGTGAGCTCTTCGAGACGGAGTGGCAGAGCTCCGCCGACGTCTACCTCCCCGGCGGTAAGGCGCCCACGCCGGGTGAGCTCTTCCGCAACCCCGCGCTCGCCGCGACCTGGCGCCGCCTCATAGCCGAGGCGGAGAGGACGGGCGGCGACGACCGCGTCGCCCAGATCGAGGCCGCCCGCGCCGTGTGGCGCACGGGCTTCGTCGCCGAGGCGCTCGTCCGCCAGGCCGGCGTCCCCACCCTGGACACCAGCGGGATCCGCCACACCGGCACGCTCACGGCGGCGGACCTGGCCGGCTGGTCCGCATCGTACGAGGCCCCCGCCACGTACGAGTGGAACGGCTGGACGCTGGCCAAGGCCGCCGCCTGGAGCCAGGGCCCCGCCTTCCTCCAGCAGCTCGCCCTCCTCCCCGCCGAACTCCCGGCGTACGGCTCCGCCGCGTACGTCCACCTGCTCGTCGAGGGCTGCAAGCTCGCCATGGCCGACCGCGAGGCCTGGTACGGAGACGCGGCCGGAGTGCCGCTGGACACCCTGCTCTCCGAGGCGTACAACGACGAACGCCGGGCGCTGATCACCGGCAGCGCGTCCCTGGAACTGCGCCCCGGCAGTTCCGACGGCCGCACCCCGGTCCTCAGCGCGCACGCCCGGGCCGTCGCCTCCGGGGACGCCGGTCCCGGCGTCCTGGGTGCGCCGGCCGCCGGGGCGGGCGAACCGACGGTCGCCAAGGACGGCGCGACCCGCGGGGACACCTGCCACCTCGACATCGTCGACCGCTGGGGCAACATGGTCGCCGCGACCCCCAGCGGCGGTTGGCTCCAGTCCAACCCGGTCGTGCCCGAACTCGGCTTCCCCCTCGGGACCCGTCTTCAGATGGCCTGGCTCGACGAGGGCCTGCCGAACACGCTGACCCCCGGACGCCGCCCGCGCACCACCCTCACCCCCTCGCTCGCCCTCCGGGACGGGGTCCCCGTCATGGCGTTCGGGACGCCCGGCGGCGACCAGCAGGACCAGTGGCAGCTGCACTTCTTCCTCGCCGTGGCACTCCGCGGCACCGTACGCGGAGGCCTCGACCTCCAGGGGGCGATCGACGCCCCGAACTGGCACAACGACAGCTTCCCCGGCTCCTTCTTCCCGCGCGGGATGCGGCCGGGCAGCCTGACGGTCGAGGAGGGCACGGACCCCGGGGTCGTCGCGGAACTGCGCCGCCTCGGCCACGACGTGACGGTCGGCGAACCCTGGTCCGAGGGCCGCATGTGCGCCGTCGCCCGGGACCCGGAGACCGGCATCCTGTCCGCCGCGGCCAATCCGCGCGGCATGCAGGGCTACGCCGTGGGCCGCTGA
- a CDS encoding inositol monophosphatase family protein gives MIDDFLYGTAGTSGQLTEVEAAVRAAVAAEILPRYQQLAAHEIVEKSGPHDLVTAADRLAEEHLTASLTRLLPGSVVVGEEAVHADPAVYDALGGDAPVWIVDPVDGTRQFVHGEPGFCTLVALALHGQVHASWTYAPVLGEMAVALRGRGATLNGTRLHSGSPAPGAVLKVAMSHPDYTSDAQKRALLGLRTDGIDARACGSAGLEYLAVAMGAQDAVAFNWEFAWDHAAGLLLVTESGGAQSTLSGAPYRLTGGNDLPFTAARDAATAERILHALRTGRQGSGSTGN, from the coding sequence ATGATCGATGACTTCCTGTACGGGACCGCCGGGACCTCCGGCCAGCTGACCGAGGTGGAAGCGGCGGTGCGGGCAGCGGTCGCCGCCGAGATCCTGCCGCGCTACCAGCAGCTCGCCGCGCACGAGATCGTCGAGAAGAGCGGCCCGCACGACCTGGTCACCGCCGCCGACCGCCTGGCCGAGGAGCACCTCACGGCCTCCCTGACCCGGCTGCTGCCCGGTTCGGTCGTCGTGGGCGAGGAGGCCGTCCACGCCGACCCCGCCGTCTACGACGCGCTCGGCGGCGACGCACCCGTCTGGATCGTCGACCCGGTCGACGGCACCCGGCAGTTCGTCCACGGCGAGCCCGGCTTCTGCACGCTGGTGGCCCTCGCCCTCCACGGGCAGGTGCACGCCTCCTGGACGTACGCCCCCGTCCTCGGAGAGATGGCCGTCGCCCTCAGGGGGCGCGGCGCCACGCTCAACGGCACCCGGCTGCACAGCGGTTCGCCCGCACCCGGCGCGGTGCTCAAGGTCGCCATGTCCCACCCGGACTACACGTCGGACGCCCAGAAGCGGGCCCTGCTCGGCCTGCGTACCGATGGCATCGACGCCCGCGCGTGCGGATCTGCGGGCCTGGAGTACCTCGCCGTCGCCATGGGCGCCCAGGATGCCGTGGCCTTCAACTGGGAGTTCGCCTGGGACCACGCGGCGGGGCTGCTGCTCGTCACCGAGTCGGGCGGTGCGCAGTCCACCCTGTCGGGTGCCCCCTACCGCCTCACCGGTGGCAACGACCTGCCGTTCACGGCGGCCAGGGACGCGGCCACGGCCGAGCGGATCCTGCACGCGCTGCGCACCGGCCGCCAGGGATCGGGCTCCACAGGTAACTGA
- a CDS encoding nucleotidyltransferase domain-containing protein, whose translation MKDSYAPTPAVAAMAPRLVRVPGVRAVVLGGSRARGTHRPDSDWDLGVYYRGALDLAALTALASEVQGAPVQVAGPGGWGPWVNGGAWLTVDGVAVDWILRDLDRVESVRSDCREGRFEVGTQPGHPLGFWSPCYVGEVALGRVLQDPQGELTALQDAVRAYPEPLRRALVEAAWEADFLVASARKSAPSGDTLHVALCLSRAFGVLAQALHAHHRAWCLNEKGALASAAALPDTPAGFADAVSSALRGLDAPAVETAARVVRDVRAVLDRAAPPPAGPGRPDASVTEGVRSLRADGRGGHSDE comes from the coding sequence ATGAAGGACTCATACGCACCCACTCCCGCCGTCGCCGCCATGGCTCCGCGGCTCGTCCGCGTGCCGGGGGTCAGGGCTGTCGTCCTGGGCGGCAGCCGCGCCCGGGGGACCCACCGCCCCGACTCCGACTGGGATCTGGGCGTGTACTACCGGGGCGCCCTCGACCTGGCCGCTCTCACCGCGCTGGCGTCCGAGGTCCAGGGGGCTCCGGTCCAGGTGGCGGGCCCCGGCGGCTGGGGCCCGTGGGTGAACGGCGGCGCCTGGCTCACGGTGGACGGTGTCGCGGTCGACTGGATCCTGCGCGACCTGGACCGGGTGGAGTCGGTCCGGTCGGACTGCCGCGAAGGCCGCTTCGAGGTGGGGACGCAGCCCGGCCACCCGCTGGGCTTCTGGTCTCCGTGCTACGTCGGCGAGGTCGCGCTGGGCCGGGTGCTCCAGGACCCGCAGGGCGAACTGACGGCCCTTCAGGACGCGGTACGCGCCTATCCGGAGCCGTTGCGCCGCGCGCTCGTCGAGGCAGCGTGGGAGGCGGACTTCCTGGTGGCCTCGGCCCGCAAGTCGGCCCCGTCCGGCGACACGCTCCACGTCGCCCTGTGCCTGTCCAGGGCCTTCGGCGTCCTCGCCCAGGCCCTGCACGCCCACCACCGCGCGTGGTGCCTCAACGAGAAGGGCGCGCTCGCCTCCGCCGCCGCCCTGCCGGACACCCCCGCGGGCTTCGCCGACGCGGTCTCCTCCGCCCTGCGCGGCCTGGACGCGCCCGCGGTGGAGACGGCGGCCCGCGTCGTACGGGACGTGCGCGCGGTGCTGGACCGCGCCGCCCCTCCCCCTGCCGGCCCGGGGCGCCCGGACGCCTCCGTCACGGAAGGTGTCCGCAGCCTGCGAGCCGACGGCCGGGGAGGCCACTCCGACGAGTGA